A stretch of the Bacillus sp. FJAT-18017 genome encodes the following:
- a CDS encoding GatB/YqeY domain-containing protein, with product MSLLEHLNTDMKLAMKSKDKDKLTVIRMIKASLQNEAIKLGKDLSEEEELTVLSREMKQRKDSLHEFDKAGRADLVEKLRQEIEVVELYMPQQLSEEEVAGIVRETIAEVGATSKADMGKVMAAIMPKVKGKADGSLVNKLVQQHLS from the coding sequence CTGAGTCTTCTCGAACATTTAAATACTGATATGAAACTAGCGATGAAAAGTAAAGACAAAGACAAGCTCACTGTCATTCGGATGATTAAGGCTTCCTTGCAGAATGAAGCGATCAAGCTTGGCAAGGACCTATCGGAAGAGGAAGAGCTCACTGTCCTTTCTCGCGAAATGAAACAACGTAAAGACTCCCTTCATGAGTTTGATAAAGCAGGTCGCGCAGACCTTGTTGAAAAATTGCGCCAGGAAATCGAAGTCGTTGAGCTTTATATGCCACAGCAGCTCTCTGAAGAAGAAGTTGCGGGTATTGTAAGGGAGACTATTGCCGAGGTCGGTGCAACTTCCAAAGCTGATATGGGAAAAGTGATGGCTGCCATCATGCCAAAGGTAAAAGGCAAGGCGGACGGGTCGCTTGTTAATAAACTTGTGCAACAACACCTTTCATAA
- the mtaB gene encoding tRNA (N(6)-L-threonylcarbamoyladenosine(37)-C(2))-methylthiotransferase MtaB, translating to MPTVAFHTLGCKVNHYETEAIWQLFKQEGYDRVEFESTSDVYIINTCTVTNTGDKKSRQVIRRAIRKNPDAVICVTGCYAQTSPAEIMAIPGVDIVVGTQDRVKMLDYIAQYKEERQPINGVRNIMKNRVYEELDVPAFTDRTRASLKIQEGCNNFCTFCIIPWARGLMRSRDPQEVIRQAQQLVDAGYKEIVLTGIHTGGYGEDLKDYNLAALLRDLEAEVKGLKRLRISSIEASQITDEVIQVINDSNLIVRHLHIPIQSGSDTVLKRMRRKYTMEFFGERLDRLKEALPGLAVTSDVIVGFPGETEEEFMDTYNFIKKHKFSELHVFPYSKRTGTPAARMEDQVDEDVKNERVHKLIALSDQLAKEYASQFENEVLEVIPEEEYKESEVPGLFVGYTDNYLKVVFPGNEEMIRKIVKVKITKAGYPFNEGQFVRVIEDGAAELTEAVV from the coding sequence ATGCCTACAGTCGCGTTTCATACTCTTGGATGCAAGGTGAACCACTATGAAACAGAAGCAATTTGGCAATTGTTTAAACAGGAAGGCTACGACAGGGTTGAGTTTGAATCAACCTCGGACGTTTATATTATTAATACATGTACGGTAACGAACACTGGCGATAAGAAAAGCCGTCAGGTCATCCGCCGTGCTATTCGTAAGAACCCTGATGCAGTCATTTGTGTAACAGGGTGCTACGCACAGACTTCCCCCGCTGAAATCATGGCCATTCCAGGGGTTGATATTGTTGTTGGCACACAGGATCGGGTAAAAATGCTTGACTATATTGCTCAATATAAAGAAGAGCGCCAGCCAATCAATGGTGTCCGCAACATCATGAAGAACCGGGTATATGAGGAATTGGATGTACCGGCATTTACTGACAGAACGAGAGCATCCTTAAAAATACAGGAAGGCTGCAATAATTTCTGTACCTTCTGTATTATCCCTTGGGCACGCGGGCTAATGAGATCCCGTGATCCGCAGGAAGTCATTCGCCAGGCACAGCAGCTCGTTGATGCAGGCTACAAGGAAATTGTCCTCACCGGCATCCACACTGGAGGCTACGGTGAAGATTTGAAGGACTACAACCTTGCTGCCCTTCTTCGTGACCTGGAGGCTGAAGTTAAAGGACTTAAGCGTCTTCGTATCTCCTCCATTGAGGCAAGCCAGATTACTGATGAAGTAATCCAGGTTATTAATGATTCAAATTTGATTGTCCGCCATCTGCATATCCCAATCCAATCTGGGTCAGATACAGTCCTAAAACGGATGCGCCGGAAATATACAATGGAATTTTTCGGAGAACGCCTTGACCGCCTGAAGGAAGCCCTTCCTGGTCTAGCAGTTACTTCCGATGTAATTGTCGGATTTCCTGGTGAGACAGAAGAAGAGTTTATGGATACTTACAACTTTATTAAAAAGCATAAGTTCTCTGAACTCCATGTTTTCCCTTATTCCAAGCGTACCGGCACTCCAGCAGCGCGAATGGAAGATCAGGTTGACGAAGATGTGAAAAACGAGCGTGTTCATAAGTTGATTGCCCTATCGGACCAGCTTGCAAAGGAGTATGCTTCTCAATTTGAGAATGAAGTATTAGAAGTCATTCCTGAAGAGGAATATAAGGAATCGGAGGTACCAGGACTATTTGTCGGGTATACAGATAATTATCTTAAAGTTGTTTTCCCTGGCAATGAGGAAATGATTCGTAAAATTGTCAAAGTGAAAATCACGAAGGCTGGCTATCCATTCAATGAAGGACAATTTGTACGTGTCATTGAAGATGGTGCGGCCGAATTAACGGAAGCAGTTGTATAA
- a CDS encoding Na/Pi symporter, translating into MKYSFLFILCIGLFVLGMTVIRVGMFNLSGKKLKGFLETLTSTPLKGMLTGTFITAILQSSSTVMVLTIGLISARIMTFPQSIGIILGTNIGTTFKTELITYNIGGYLLPFAVVGGVLFFTRKEALKSIGMVLIGISAVFTAMKGFEALAIPMTSVKAINSLLLSLNENVMAGIAIGALMTAIIQSSTAMTGIAMGFLTSGILGLEAGIAIVLGANIGTCITALIASIGGGEEARLSAFTHVWLNVLGVLLFIPLITPLAEIGPKMASAPDSQLAHISVIFNVAVSLAALPVAERFGRMIVYLHGSKQ; encoded by the coding sequence ATGAAATATAGTTTTTTATTTATTCTTTGCATTGGTTTATTTGTTTTGGGAATGACAGTCATTAGGGTTGGCATGTTTAACCTTTCTGGAAAAAAATTAAAGGGATTCCTTGAGACACTTACCAGTACCCCTCTTAAGGGGATGCTCACGGGAACCTTTATTACGGCGATTTTACAAAGCAGTTCAACGGTGATGGTTTTAACAATTGGATTGATTTCTGCCCGGATTATGACCTTTCCCCAATCAATAGGGATCATTTTAGGTACTAATATTGGCACTACCTTTAAAACTGAACTCATTACCTATAATATCGGTGGGTACCTGCTGCCATTCGCAGTCGTGGGCGGAGTTTTATTTTTCACTAGAAAAGAAGCATTAAAAAGCATTGGTATGGTATTAATCGGCATTTCTGCTGTTTTTACGGCAATGAAAGGATTTGAAGCATTGGCAATTCCAATGACTTCTGTTAAGGCCATTAACAGTCTTCTCCTATCCTTAAATGAAAATGTTATGGCCGGCATTGCTATCGGCGCTTTAATGACTGCAATCATCCAGTCAAGTACAGCAATGACCGGGATTGCTATGGGTTTTTTAACTTCTGGAATATTGGGGCTCGAGGCAGGAATTGCAATCGTTCTTGGCGCCAATATCGGGACATGCATTACGGCACTTATTGCCTCGATTGGCGGAGGAGAGGAAGCGAGGCTTTCAGCATTCACCCATGTTTGGCTGAATGTACTTGGTGTACTCCTTTTCATCCCGCTTATCACGCCGCTGGCTGAAATCGGCCCTAAAATGGCATCTGCACCAGATTCACAGCTGGCTCACATCTCTGTCATTTTTAATGTTGCCGTTTCCCTTGCCGCCCTTCCTGTTGCCGAACGCTTCGGAAGGATGATTGTTTATCTTCATGGGAGCAAACAATAG
- the hrcA gene encoding heat-inducible transcriptional repressor HrcA: protein MLTDRQLLILQVIVDEFIRSAQPVGSRSLSKKERISLSSATIRNEMADLEELGFIEKTHTSSGRVPSEKGYRYYVDHLLYPEKVNEQDVFKIKSVFAERIFEFEKIIQRSAMILSEMTSYTSIMLGPAAEENRLKKIEIVPLNTETAIAIIVTDTGHVQNKTIQLPDSMNASDLEKMVNILNERLTGVPLVDLRDKLYKEVAVLLSQHIRNYDRMLHMITDTFTMPISEKLFFAGKTNILSQPEFNDVTKIRDLMTMIEQERPVYELIKNNPAGITIKIGRENDNSAMENCSLITASYTMGDEKLGSIAILGPTRMEYSRVISLLKIMSHDLSAVLTRLYQTK from the coding sequence TTGCTGACAGATCGCCAATTGCTAATACTTCAAGTCATCGTGGATGAGTTCATCCGTTCTGCCCAGCCGGTAGGCTCGCGAAGTTTGTCGAAAAAGGAACGAATTTCGTTAAGTTCGGCGACGATCCGGAACGAAATGGCTGATTTGGAAGAACTGGGTTTTATTGAAAAAACCCATACATCTTCTGGAAGGGTTCCTTCAGAAAAGGGATACCGTTATTATGTGGATCATCTCCTGTATCCAGAAAAGGTCAATGAGCAGGATGTATTTAAAATAAAATCAGTTTTTGCGGAGAGGATTTTCGAATTCGAGAAAATCATTCAGCGCTCTGCAATGATTTTGTCTGAAATGACTAGCTATACTTCGATTATGCTTGGTCCTGCGGCCGAGGAAAACAGGCTGAAGAAAATCGAGATAGTCCCGCTGAATACGGAAACAGCGATTGCCATTATTGTGACGGATACAGGCCATGTCCAGAACAAGACGATCCAGCTGCCGGATTCCATGAATGCCAGCGATCTTGAAAAGATGGTCAATATCTTGAATGAAAGACTTACCGGTGTACCGCTTGTTGATCTTCGGGATAAGCTTTATAAGGAAGTAGCAGTCCTCTTGAGCCAGCATATCAGGAACTATGACAGGATGCTTCATATGATTACTGATACGTTCACGATGCCGATTAGCGAAAAGTTGTTTTTTGCCGGAAAAACAAATATCCTTAGCCAGCCTGAATTCAACGATGTTACGAAAATCAGGGATTTAATGACCATGATTGAACAGGAAAGGCCCGTATATGAACTCATAAAAAACAATCCAGCCGGCATCACGATTAAGATTGGCAGGGAGAATGATAATAGCGCGATGGAAAACTGCAGCTTGATAACCGCCTCTTACACGATGGGTGACGAAAAGCTGGGCAGTATCGCCATACTTGGGCCAACCCGAATGGAATATTCCAGGGTGATCAGCCTTTTGAAAATCATGAGCCATGATTTGTCTGCGGTTTTGACCAGGCTGTATCAAACGAAATAG
- the rpsU gene encoding 30S ribosomal protein S21 — protein MSKTVVRKNESLEDALRRFKRTVSKSGTIQEARKREFYEKPSVKRKKKSEAARKRKF, from the coding sequence ATGTCTAAAACCGTCGTTCGTAAAAACGAATCGCTTGAAGATGCTCTTCGACGCTTTAAACGTACTGTATCTAAGTCAGGTACTATCCAAGAAGCAAGAAAGCGCGAATTCTACGAAAAACCAAGTGTTAAGCGTAAGAAGAAGTCTGAAGCAGCAAGGAAACGTAAGTTTTAA
- the dnaJ gene encoding molecular chaperone DnaJ, whose translation MSKRDYYEVLGLGKGASKDEIKKAYRKLSKKLHPDVNQEPDADEKFKEVKEAYETLSDDQKRAHYDQFGHTDPNQGFGGGADFGGGFGGFEDIFNTFFGGGATRRRDPNAPRQGADLQYTMTVSFEEAAFGKETDIEIPRDETCGTCHGSGAKPGTHPETCKHCHGTGQLNVEQNTPFGRIVNRRVCHVCNGTGKEIKQKCTTCGGEGKVRKRKKIHVKIPAGIDDGQQLRMSGQGEAGINGGPPGDLYVVFHVRPHEFFERDGDDVYCEMPITFVQASLGDEIEVPTLHGKVKLKVPSGTQTGTKFRLRGKGIPNVRGYGTGDQHVIVQIVTPTKLTDKQKQLLREFAEISGSAPLGEHEEGFFSKVKRAFKGD comes from the coding sequence ATGAGCAAGAGGGATTACTATGAAGTCCTTGGCTTGGGCAAAGGAGCCTCCAAGGATGAGATTAAAAAAGCTTACCGAAAACTGTCCAAAAAACTTCATCCTGACGTTAACCAGGAGCCGGATGCGGACGAGAAGTTTAAGGAAGTAAAAGAAGCTTATGAAACGCTAAGCGACGACCAAAAGCGCGCGCACTATGACCAGTTTGGCCACACAGATCCGAACCAGGGATTTGGCGGCGGCGCAGATTTTGGCGGCGGTTTTGGCGGGTTTGAAGATATCTTCAATACGTTCTTTGGCGGCGGGGCAACCAGAAGGCGTGACCCAAATGCGCCTAGGCAGGGTGCAGACCTGCAGTACACAATGACAGTCTCCTTTGAAGAAGCGGCGTTCGGAAAGGAAACTGATATTGAAATTCCTCGTGACGAGACGTGTGGCACATGCCATGGCTCTGGTGCGAAACCAGGTACTCATCCGGAAACCTGTAAGCATTGCCACGGCACGGGACAGCTGAATGTTGAGCAAAATACTCCTTTCGGCAGAATTGTTAACCGCAGGGTTTGCCATGTCTGTAATGGAACAGGCAAGGAAATCAAACAAAAATGTACTACTTGCGGCGGTGAAGGAAAAGTCAGGAAGCGCAAAAAGATACATGTTAAGATCCCAGCCGGCATTGATGATGGTCAGCAGTTAAGGATGTCAGGGCAGGGAGAAGCCGGTATTAATGGAGGGCCTCCTGGTGATCTTTACGTCGTTTTCCATGTGCGGCCTCATGAGTTCTTTGAACGTGATGGGGATGATGTATACTGTGAAATGCCAATAACATTCGTCCAGGCATCTCTGGGAGATGAAATAGAAGTACCAACCCTTCATGGGAAGGTTAAGTTAAAGGTTCCATCAGGAACACAGACGGGTACGAAATTCCGCCTGCGCGGGAAAGGAATTCCGAACGTCCGAGGATATGGTACAGGGGACCAGCATGTTATCGTCCAGATTGTTACGCCTACCAAGCTAACTGACAAGCAAAAGCAGCTCCTTCGTGAGTTTGCTGAAATCAGTGGAAGTGCGCCGCTGGGTGAACATGAAGAAGGTTTTTTTTCAAAAGTAAAACGCGCCTTTAAAGGCGATTGA
- a CDS encoding 16S rRNA (uracil(1498)-N(3))-methyltransferase — protein sequence MQRYFVDQLDNGRFFIKGDDFHHIVKVMRMVQGDKIICAASAGRSAVCEIAEITGETVVADVVKWNDGTSELPVKVTIASGLPKGDKLEWIIQKGTEMGAYRFIPFAASRSVVKLDEKKQGKKTERWQKIAKEAAEQSHRDVLPDVTIPMSFKDLLVESKNYDFLLCAYEEESRSGETSRLSATLNETKPGDSILFVFGPEGGLSEGEVQLLMEHGFTLCGLGPRILRTETAPLYALAAVSYHLELMR from the coding sequence GTGCAGCGTTATTTCGTGGATCAACTCGATAATGGCCGCTTTTTTATCAAGGGGGACGACTTCCATCACATTGTAAAAGTCATGAGGATGGTGCAGGGTGATAAAATTATCTGTGCTGCGTCCGCTGGCAGAAGTGCAGTTTGCGAAATTGCAGAAATTACCGGTGAAACAGTCGTGGCAGACGTTGTAAAATGGAATGATGGAACCTCTGAACTCCCTGTAAAGGTTACTATTGCCAGTGGCCTCCCTAAAGGAGACAAGCTGGAATGGATTATCCAAAAAGGGACTGAAATGGGCGCCTATCGTTTTATTCCATTCGCTGCCTCGCGCTCTGTCGTTAAACTGGATGAAAAAAAGCAGGGCAAGAAAACGGAGCGTTGGCAAAAGATAGCTAAGGAAGCAGCAGAGCAATCCCATCGTGATGTTTTGCCTGACGTTACTATCCCTATGAGTTTTAAAGACTTGCTTGTAGAAAGCAAGAACTACGATTTCCTGCTATGTGCATATGAAGAGGAAAGCCGGTCTGGGGAAACATCCAGGCTCTCGGCAACTCTAAATGAAACGAAACCAGGAGATTCCATTCTGTTTGTGTTTGGTCCTGAAGGAGGGCTTTCTGAAGGGGAAGTACAACTCTTAATGGAACATGGCTTTACGCTTTGCGGGCTTGGCCCGAGAATATTAAGGACGGAGACTGCGCCGTTATATGCCCTGGCTGCAGTATCCTACCATTTAGAATTAATGAGGTGA
- the hemW gene encoding radical SAM family heme chaperone HemW, with translation MIINPDGGPRAAYIHIPFCEHICHYCDFNKVFLKGQPVDKYLDFLEREIELTLAQHPPGKMDSVFVGGGTPTSLDERQLERLCGIIANHLPLNEETEYTFEGNPGDLSLEKLKVLKDHGVNRLSLGVQTFNNVLLERIGRSHRAEDVFTTIANARKAGFENISLDLIYALPGQTLEDFKDTLEKAFSFGLPHFSGYSLIIEPKTVFYNLMRKGRLPLPGEDIEAAMFELLMEEMERHGCHQYEISNFAKEGYESKHNLTYWSNEPYYGFGAGAHSYLAGYRRSNAGPLNKYMSPLEDGHLPIFEESEVSRQEAMEEEMFLGLRKVDGVDKARFKEKFGMPLDSIFSKQLEDLSKKGLIDANGDRIRLTNKGRMLGNEVFQEFLVG, from the coding sequence ATGATTATAAATCCTGACGGCGGCCCCCGTGCGGCCTATATTCATATCCCTTTTTGTGAGCATATTTGCCACTATTGTGATTTTAATAAAGTTTTTCTAAAAGGACAGCCGGTTGATAAATATCTTGATTTTCTGGAGCGTGAAATTGAACTCACACTAGCTCAGCACCCGCCAGGAAAAATGGACAGCGTCTTTGTTGGCGGCGGGACCCCGACATCTCTTGACGAAAGGCAGCTTGAAAGGCTGTGTGGGATTATTGCCAATCACCTTCCGCTAAACGAAGAAACTGAATATACATTTGAAGGGAACCCTGGCGATCTATCGCTCGAAAAGCTTAAGGTTTTAAAAGATCACGGAGTTAACCGCCTTAGCTTGGGTGTCCAAACCTTTAATAATGTACTGCTTGAAAGGATAGGAAGAAGCCATCGTGCAGAGGATGTTTTTACAACGATTGCAAACGCAAGGAAAGCTGGTTTTGAGAATATTTCGCTTGACTTGATTTACGCCTTGCCGGGCCAAACATTAGAAGACTTCAAGGATACGCTCGAAAAAGCTTTCTCTTTTGGCCTTCCGCATTTCTCAGGTTATTCTCTCATTATCGAACCGAAAACAGTCTTCTATAATCTGATGAGGAAAGGCCGTCTCCCCCTGCCCGGTGAGGACATTGAAGCGGCCATGTTTGAACTTCTAATGGAAGAGATGGAACGTCACGGCTGCCATCAATATGAAATAAGCAACTTTGCAAAAGAAGGATATGAAAGCAAGCACAATCTCACATACTGGAGCAACGAACCGTATTACGGATTTGGTGCCGGGGCGCATAGCTATCTTGCGGGATACCGCCGTTCAAATGCTGGCCCGCTGAATAAATACATGTCTCCTTTAGAAGATGGACACCTTCCTATTTTTGAAGAAAGTGAAGTGTCAAGGCAAGAAGCGATGGAAGAGGAAATGTTCCTTGGCCTAAGGAAGGTGGATGGAGTGGATAAAGCTCGTTTTAAGGAAAAATTCGGCATGCCGCTCGACAGCATTTTTTCCAAACAGCTGGAGGACTTGTCGAAAAAAGGCCTTATTGATGCGAATGGAGACAGGATCCGTCTTACAAACAAAGGAAGAATGCTTGGCAATGAAGTGTTTCAGGAATTTTTGGTTGGTTAA
- the dnaK gene encoding molecular chaperone DnaK has protein sequence MSKIIGIDLGTTNSCVAVLEGGEPKVIPNPEGNRTTPSVVAFKNGERQIGEVAKRQAVTNANTIMSIKRHMGTNHTVEIEGKKYTPQEVSAIVLQYLKSYAEDYLGEKVTKAVITVPAYFNDAERQATKDAGRIAGLEVERIINEPTAAALAYGLDKLEEDQTILVYDLGGGTFDVSILELGDGVFEVKATAGDNRLGGDDFDQVIIDYLVDQFKKENGIDLSQDKMAVQRLKDAAEKAKKDLSGVTSTQISLPFITAGAAGPLHMDITLTRAKFDELTSHLVERTMGPFRQALSDAGLSASEVDKIILVGGSTRIPAVQEAIKRATGKEPSRGVNPDEVVAMGAAIQGGVITGDVKDIVLLDVTPLSLGIETMGGVMTKLIERNTTIPTSKSQIFSTAADNQTAVDIHVLQGERPMAAHNKTLGRFQLSDIPPAPRGIPQIEVSFDIDKNGIVNVRAKDLGTNKEQQITIKSSTGLSDEEIQRMVKEAELNAEADQKAKEEADLRNEADQLVFQTEKTLKDLEGKVDAAEVAKANEAKDALKAAIEKNDLEEMRAKKDALSEIVQNLSVKLYEEAAKQAQAQQGQGAGPEASAKTDDNVVDAEFEEVKDDK, from the coding sequence ATGAGCAAAATTATTGGTATTGACCTTGGAACAACCAACTCCTGTGTTGCTGTTCTAGAGGGCGGCGAGCCTAAGGTTATCCCAAATCCTGAGGGCAACCGTACGACTCCTTCCGTCGTTGCATTCAAAAATGGCGAGCGCCAGATTGGTGAAGTAGCAAAGCGCCAGGCTGTAACAAATGCAAACACTATCATGTCAATCAAACGACATATGGGAACAAACCATACAGTTGAAATTGAAGGCAAAAAATATACTCCGCAGGAGGTTTCCGCCATTGTCCTTCAGTATTTGAAATCATATGCTGAGGATTATCTTGGTGAGAAAGTTACCAAGGCTGTTATTACAGTTCCTGCTTATTTTAATGATGCGGAACGCCAGGCGACAAAAGACGCAGGCCGCATTGCGGGTCTTGAGGTTGAACGTATCATCAACGAGCCAACTGCTGCAGCATTGGCATATGGTTTGGATAAATTGGAAGAAGATCAGACCATTCTGGTCTATGACCTTGGTGGCGGTACGTTTGACGTGTCCATCCTTGAACTTGGCGACGGCGTATTTGAGGTAAAAGCAACAGCCGGTGACAACCGTCTAGGCGGAGATGATTTCGACCAAGTTATCATTGACTATTTGGTTGATCAGTTTAAAAAGGAAAACGGCATTGACCTTTCCCAGGATAAAATGGCAGTGCAGCGCTTGAAGGATGCGGCTGAAAAGGCTAAAAAAGACCTTTCGGGTGTTACTTCAACACAAATTTCACTTCCATTTATTACTGCGGGAGCAGCAGGGCCGCTCCATATGGATATTACATTGACAAGGGCGAAATTTGATGAACTTACATCACACCTAGTAGAACGTACAATGGGTCCTTTCCGCCAGGCGTTAAGCGATGCTGGCCTATCTGCTTCTGAAGTAGATAAAATTATCCTTGTTGGGGGTTCAACTCGTATCCCTGCGGTACAGGAAGCAATTAAGCGTGCAACTGGCAAGGAACCGAGCCGTGGCGTTAACCCTGATGAAGTTGTTGCGATGGGAGCTGCCATCCAGGGCGGCGTCATCACTGGTGATGTTAAGGACATCGTATTGCTTGACGTAACTCCGCTTTCTCTTGGTATTGAAACAATGGGCGGCGTCATGACTAAGTTGATAGAGCGCAATACAACAATCCCAACTTCTAAATCACAAATTTTCTCAACTGCAGCGGATAATCAAACAGCTGTAGATATCCATGTTCTTCAAGGCGAGCGGCCAATGGCAGCCCACAACAAAACTTTGGGCCGTTTCCAATTGTCCGATATTCCGCCTGCACCACGCGGAATTCCGCAAATTGAAGTTTCATTCGATATCGACAAAAATGGTATCGTTAATGTTCGTGCGAAAGACCTTGGCACAAATAAAGAACAGCAAATTACAATCAAGTCTTCAACTGGCCTGAGCGATGAAGAAATTCAGCGTATGGTAAAAGAAGCTGAATTGAACGCAGAAGCGGACCAGAAAGCAAAAGAAGAAGCTGACCTTCGCAATGAAGCTGACCAGCTGGTGTTCCAGACTGAAAAGACTCTAAAGGATCTTGAAGGCAAAGTAGATGCGGCTGAAGTTGCAAAAGCAAACGAAGCCAAAGATGCCCTGAAAGCAGCGATTGAGAAAAATGATCTTGAAGAAATGCGTGCAAAGAAAGATGCACTTTCTGAAATCGTCCAAAATCTCTCAGTAAAGCTGTATGAAGAGGCTGCAAAGCAAGCCCAGGCACAACAAGGCCAGGGAGCAGGCCCTGAAGCCTCTGCAAAAACAGACGACAATGTCGTAGATGCAGAGTTTGAAGAAGTAAAAGACGATAAATAA
- the prmA gene encoding 50S ribosomal protein L11 methyltransferase: MKWSEISIHTANEAVEPISNILHEAGASGVVIEDPLELVKEREDQFGEIYQLNPLDYPEEGVIVKAYLPVNSFLGETVEAIKDSINNLIIHDIDIGLNQVTISEVNEEEWATAWKKYYNPVKISERFTVVPTWEEYTPVSSDELIIELDPGMAFGTGTHPTTVMCIQALERTVQQGDHVIDVGTGSGVLSIAAALLGANSVNAYDLDEVAVKSARLNIKLNKVQDRVTVARNNLLDGIEDTSADVIVANILAEVILRFTDDVARVVKPGGTFIASGIIQPKKDQVKEALIHAGFTISETIVMEDWVAIIAKRN, from the coding sequence ATGAAATGGTCTGAAATCAGCATCCATACAGCGAATGAGGCGGTCGAGCCAATTTCAAATATCCTTCATGAGGCGGGGGCAAGTGGTGTTGTTATAGAAGATCCGTTAGAGCTGGTAAAGGAAAGAGAAGACCAGTTTGGGGAAATCTATCAACTGAACCCACTGGATTACCCTGAAGAAGGAGTCATTGTAAAGGCATATCTTCCAGTGAACAGCTTCCTTGGAGAAACAGTCGAGGCTATTAAAGACTCGATTAATAACCTGATCATTCATGACATTGATATCGGTTTGAATCAAGTGACCATTTCCGAGGTGAACGAAGAGGAATGGGCAACCGCCTGGAAAAAGTATTATAATCCAGTAAAAATTTCAGAACGGTTCACAGTTGTTCCTACCTGGGAGGAGTACACTCCTGTCTCTAGTGATGAACTGATTATTGAACTGGACCCCGGTATGGCTTTTGGCACTGGGACACATCCTACGACGGTCATGTGCATCCAGGCCCTTGAGAGAACAGTCCAGCAAGGTGACCATGTTATTGATGTTGGCACGGGTTCGGGTGTGTTAAGTATTGCAGCTGCTTTGCTTGGTGCAAATTCAGTGAACGCTTATGACCTTGATGAAGTCGCGGTCAAATCAGCGAGGCTGAATATTAAGCTGAACAAGGTCCAGGATAGGGTTACAGTTGCAAGGAACAACCTTCTTGATGGGATTGAAGATACCTCTGCTGATGTAATCGTCGCCAATATTCTTGCTGAAGTCATTCTTCGATTTACCGATGATGTTGCTCGTGTAGTAAAGCCTGGCGGTACATTTATTGCCTCAGGTATCATCCAGCCCAAGAAGGACCAGGTTAAGGAAGCTTTGATTCATGCTGGTTTTACCATTTCTGAAACGATTGTGATGGAAGACTGGGTTGCAATTATTGCCAAAAGGAATTAA
- the grpE gene encoding nucleotide exchange factor GrpE: protein MTEEMKNDNQANEQENADQQIEEIFDENEQQPADETISAISELEKKLEEAENRYLRLQADFDNYRRRVRLDAEAAEKYRAQSVISDLLPALDNFERALGMELEGEQANSFKQGMEMVYRGLMEALNKEGLQIIEAKGKPFDPNFHQAVMQVEDDSMDPNSVVEEFQKGYVLKDRVIRPSMVKVNQ, encoded by the coding sequence ATGACAGAAGAAATGAAGAATGATAACCAGGCAAATGAACAGGAAAATGCTGATCAGCAAATTGAAGAAATTTTTGACGAAAATGAACAGCAGCCTGCTGACGAGACTATAAGTGCTATTTCTGAATTGGAGAAAAAGCTGGAAGAAGCTGAAAATCGTTATTTACGCCTGCAAGCTGATTTTGATAATTATCGCCGTCGTGTGAGATTGGATGCTGAAGCTGCTGAAAAGTATCGGGCGCAAAGCGTAATTTCTGATTTACTGCCGGCTTTAGATAATTTCGAGCGAGCGCTCGGGATGGAATTAGAGGGAGAACAAGCAAATTCCTTTAAACAGGGAATGGAAATGGTATATCGTGGCCTCATGGAAGCCTTGAACAAAGAAGGTTTGCAGATAATCGAGGCAAAGGGTAAACCATTTGACCCGAATTTCCATCAGGCTGTTATGCAAGTGGAAGACGATTCCATGGATCCTAATTCCGTGGTTGAAGAATTCCAGAAAGGGTATGTCCTTAAAGATAGGGTCATCCGCCCATCAATGGTAAAAGTTAATCAGTAG